From Homalodisca vitripennis isolate AUS2020 chromosome 1, UT_GWSS_2.1, whole genome shotgun sequence, the proteins below share one genomic window:
- the LOC124355857 gene encoding uncharacterized protein LOC124355857 isoform X1 produces the protein MSKRGGSSEVNGFISFNSDDKKTTRRKDESVSKRGSDETVRRKREATKDSTKSTTQSRTRVSEGASTKESSKSREESSRIGVVKEKSATSEKTEIKLGVKKEAQHSLVQKRKPAVEGKPSTSSRNNQKPQIDKTIKSKVSTSSPYMAAASGRPKIMQNISQPQIKKKPSSLQRESPYRSSLAQKPQPRTSTLASGDQRKPSQLAETPAKSKTLKTSKTALTKSSKPVAIEPVKQKKSSSSSSKSKVTVSKRREEKVTSILEEPVLESEQQLKPFGEIHRSNTFTKEGSAPDSLTSDLTASQSQEFGSLSSVDRVDVDDYNYDDDFEASSTH, from the exons TTTAATTCTGATGACAAGAAGACTACCAGACGAAAAGATGAAAGCGTATCAAAAAGAGGAAGTGATGAAACAGTCAGAAGGAAAAGAGAAGCTACCAAAGACTCAACCAAAAGTACAACCCAGAGCAGGACAAGGGTGAGCGAAGGAGCAAGTACGAAAGAATCCTCAAAGTCACGCGAGGAGAGTAGTCGTATTGGGGTTGTCAAAGAAAAGAGCGCAACATCagaaaaaacagaaattaaactaGGTGTCAAAAAGGAAGCACAACATTCTTTAGTTCAAAAAAGAAAGCCTGCTGTAGAAGGGAAGCCCAGCACTTCATCTCGGAACAACCAAAAACCACAAATAGACAAAACTATAAAGTCGAAAGTGTCTACTTCTTCACCATACATGGCTG CTGCAAGTGGGAGAccaaaaattatgcaaaatatcTCCCAGCCACAAATAAAGAAGAAGCCATCTTCACTACAAAGAGAATCGCCTTATAGAAGTTCACTTGCTCAAAAGCCTCAGCCCAGAACAAGCACACTTGCTTCTGGGGACCAGAGGAAACCAAGTCAATTAGCCGAAACGCCTGCAAAgtcaaaaacattgaaaacaagcAAAACTGCCCTTACCAAAAGTAGTAAACCTGTTGCAATAGAACCTGTAAAGCAAAAAAAGTCTTCAAGTTCATCTTCAAAATCAAAAGTCACTGTGTCTAAAAGACGTGAGGAGAAAGTTACGAGCATATTAGAAGAACCAGTTCTTGAAAGTGAACAGCAGCTGAAACCTTTTGGGGAGATCCACCGGAGCAACACGTTCACCAAGGAGGGCAGTGCTCCTGACAGTCTGACCAGTGATCTGACAGCGAGTCAGTCACAGGAGTTTGGCTCACTCAGCAGTGTCGACCGAGTGGATGTGGATGACTACAATTACGATGATGATTTTGAGGCAAGTTCAACACATTAA
- the LOC124355857 gene encoding uncharacterized protein LOC124355857 isoform X2 has product MDFDELFNSDDKKTTRRKDESVSKRGSDETVRRKREATKDSTKSTTQSRTRVSEGASTKESSKSREESSRIGVVKEKSATSEKTEIKLGVKKEAQHSLVQKRKPAVEGKPSTSSRNNQKPQIDKTIKSKVSTSSPYMAAASGRPKIMQNISQPQIKKKPSSLQRESPYRSSLAQKPQPRTSTLASGDQRKPSQLAETPAKSKTLKTSKTALTKSSKPVAIEPVKQKKSSSSSSKSKVTVSKRREEKVTSILEEPVLESEQQLKPFGEIHRSNTFTKEGSAPDSLTSDLTASQSQEFGSLSSVDRVDVDDYNYDDDFEASSTH; this is encoded by the exons TTTAATTCTGATGACAAGAAGACTACCAGACGAAAAGATGAAAGCGTATCAAAAAGAGGAAGTGATGAAACAGTCAGAAGGAAAAGAGAAGCTACCAAAGACTCAACCAAAAGTACAACCCAGAGCAGGACAAGGGTGAGCGAAGGAGCAAGTACGAAAGAATCCTCAAAGTCACGCGAGGAGAGTAGTCGTATTGGGGTTGTCAAAGAAAAGAGCGCAACATCagaaaaaacagaaattaaactaGGTGTCAAAAAGGAAGCACAACATTCTTTAGTTCAAAAAAGAAAGCCTGCTGTAGAAGGGAAGCCCAGCACTTCATCTCGGAACAACCAAAAACCACAAATAGACAAAACTATAAAGTCGAAAGTGTCTACTTCTTCACCATACATGGCTG CTGCAAGTGGGAGAccaaaaattatgcaaaatatcTCCCAGCCACAAATAAAGAAGAAGCCATCTTCACTACAAAGAGAATCGCCTTATAGAAGTTCACTTGCTCAAAAGCCTCAGCCCAGAACAAGCACACTTGCTTCTGGGGACCAGAGGAAACCAAGTCAATTAGCCGAAACGCCTGCAAAgtcaaaaacattgaaaacaagcAAAACTGCCCTTACCAAAAGTAGTAAACCTGTTGCAATAGAACCTGTAAAGCAAAAAAAGTCTTCAAGTTCATCTTCAAAATCAAAAGTCACTGTGTCTAAAAGACGTGAGGAGAAAGTTACGAGCATATTAGAAGAACCAGTTCTTGAAAGTGAACAGCAGCTGAAACCTTTTGGGGAGATCCACCGGAGCAACACGTTCACCAAGGAGGGCAGTGCTCCTGACAGTCTGACCAGTGATCTGACAGCGAGTCAGTCACAGGAGTTTGGCTCACTCAGCAGTGTCGACCGAGTGGATGTGGATGACTACAATTACGATGATGATTTTGAGGCAAGTTCAACACATTAA